A genomic region of Vitis vinifera cultivar Pinot Noir 40024 chromosome 7, ASM3070453v1 contains the following coding sequences:
- the LOC100258327 gene encoding protein NPGR2: MRSKKNRLKERRGGIRRRVEKIMKCLCSGEELRADKMIPLSEILATNDYSASGSSSRAAELEQKQDIGNIEEAESSLRESGCLNYEEARALLGRYEYQKGNIEAALHVFEGIDIAAVTPKMKLTLAKRGERRRRRSQSDAAPPMSIHAVSLLLEAIFLKAKSLQGLGRFKEAAQSCNVILDIVESSLPEGLHVNFGSDCKLQETLNKAIELLPELWKLADSPHEAILSYRRALLHAWNIDVETNAKIQKEFAIFLLYSGGEASPPELRSQMDSSFVPRNNIEEAILLLIILLRKISLEKIEWDPSILDHLSYALSLSGGLRALANQVEELLPGTMNRKERYHTLALCYYGDGDSLTALNLLKKLLSNAENPNYLPALLMASKICGENPNFAEEGISFARRALQSLQGGCEEMGSVANCLLGISLSAHSKSVVADSERVSRQAEALHALETAGRMIKVRDPKVVYHLSLENAEQRKLDAALYYAKYFIKLEGGSSVKGWLLLTRILSAQKRFKDAEAVINAAIDQTGKWDQGELLRTKAKLQIARGRLKQAVETYTHLLAVLQVQRKSFGSGNKFLKGSGYPDRSLELDAWHDLAYLYISLSRWHEAEICLSKSRAISPYSAARCHAMGLLYEKQGLHKEALKAFANGLDIEPTHIPCLISIAVVLRHLGTQSDAVVRSFLTQALQLDRMNPSAWYNLGLVYKAQGAASLQEAAECFEAAALLEESTPVEPFR; this comes from the exons ATGAGGAGTAAGAAGAACCGGCTCAAGGAGCGGAGGGGTGGTATAAGACGGAGGGTGGAGAAGATAATGAAGTGCCTCTGCTCTGGAGAGGAATTAAGAGCAGATAAAATGATTCCTTTGTCTGAAATCCTTGCAACCAACGATTATTCAGCAAGTGGCAGTTCTTCTCGAGCTGCTGAGCTTGAGCAGAAGCAAGATATCGGTAATATTGAAGAAGCTGAATCATCTCTCCGTGAGAGTGGTTGTTTAAACTACGAG GAAGCAAGAGCATTGTTAGGGAGATACGAATATCAAAAAGGGAACATAGAAGCTGCTCTGCATGTATTTGAAGGAATAGATATTGCTGCAGTGACTCCCAAGATGAAACTCACCCTCGCTAAGAGAGGAGAACGTCGTAGGAGACGCTCTCAAAGTGATGCTGCCCCACCTATGTCCATACATGCTGTTAGTTTACTCTTGGAAGCAATCTTTCTTAAAGCAAAGTCATTGCAGGGTCTTGGAAGGTTTAAAG AAGCTGCTCAATCATGCAACGTTATTCTGGACATTGTTGAATCTTCATTACCAGAAGGCTTGCATGTAAACTTTGGTTCTGACTGTAAATTGCAGGAGACTTTAAATAAGGCCATTGAGTTGCTTCCAGAATTATGGAAACTTGCTGATTCTCCTCATGAAGCAATTTTGTCATACCGACGAGCCCTTCTACATGCTTGGAACATTGATGTGGAAACTAATGCAAAAATCCAAAAAGAGTTTGCTATTTTTCTTCTATACAGTGGAGGTGAAGCAAGCCCCCCGGAGCTCCGTTCCCAAATGGATAGTTCATTTGTACCTAGAAACAACATAGAAGAGGCTATTCTTCTATTAATAAttctattaagaaaaatttCTCTTGAAAAAATTGAGTGGGACCCATCAATCTTGGATCACCTCTCCTATGCTCTGTCTCTGTCAGGGGGACTAAGGGCTTTAGCCAATCAAGTAGAAGAATTGCTTCCTGGGACCATGAATCGAAAAGAAAGGTATCACACTCTAGCACTCTGTTATTATGGAGATGGTGATAGCTTGACTGCTTTGAATTTGTTGAAGAAACTATTGAGTAATGCGGAGAATCCAAACTATCTTCCAGCTTTATTAATGGCTTCAAAGATTTGTGGGGAAAACCCAAATTTTGCAGAAGAAGGGATCAGCTTTGCCCGCAGAGCCCTGCAAAGCTTGCAGGGAGGGTGTGAAGAGATGGGAAGTGTTGCCAACTGTTTATTGGGTATTTCACTTTCTGCACATTCCAAATCAGTTGTGGCTGACTCTGAGAGGGTTTCAAGACAAGCTGAGGCACTTCATGCCCTGGAAACAGCTGGGCGAATGATTAAAGTAAGAGATCCCAAAGTTGTTTACCATCTCAGCCTAGAAAATGCTGAGCAGAGGAAGTTGGATGCTGCACTTTATTATGCAAAGTACTTCATAAAACTTGAAGGTGGGTCTTCAGTTAAAGGATGGTTATTGTTGACTCGGATATTATCAGCTCAAAAACGGTTCAAGGATGCTGAAGCTGTCATTAATGCTGCCATTGATCAGACTGGCAAATGGGATCAGGGAGAATTGTTAAGAACTAAAGCTAAACTCCAAATTGCACGTGGACGGTTAAAGCAAGCAGTTGAGACATATACTCATCTTCTTGCTGTTCTTCAGGTTCAGAGAAAAAGCTTTGGGTCTGGGAATAAGTTTCTCAAG GGCAGTGGATATCCTGATAGAAGTTTGGAATTGGATGCATGGCATGATCTGGCTTATTTATACATAAGCTTGTCACGGTGGCATGAGGCTGAGATCTGTCTTTCCAAATCCCGGGCCATCAGTCCTTATTCTGCTGCTAGATGTCATGCAATGG GTTTACTTTATGAAAAGCAAGGCCTCCACAAAGAAGCTCTAAAAGCCTTTGCAAATGGTTTAGATATTGAACCCACCCACATACCCTGCCTGATCTCCATTGCCGTGGTTCTCAGGCACCTCGGCACCCAATCAGATGCAGTTGTTAGAAGCTTTCTGACACAAGCACTGCAGCTTGACAGAATGAACCCTTCTGCATGGTATAATCTTGGCCTGGTTTACAAAGCCCAGGGTGCTGCATCATTACAAGAAGCTGCTGAATGTTTCGAGGCTGCAGCCCTTCTTGAAGAGTCGACACCAGTTGAGCCCTTCAGATGA
- the LOC100258309 gene encoding transcription termination factor MTERF15, mitochondrial, translating into MIIHFRLRGVSFLLSNPPQNWRITVKSFATQLSLLQHASLSFRFFSSSSTSPSSPNPNQYSFTVSYLTNSCGLSPQSALSASQKLRLVTPERPDSVLTLLRNYGITDAQLPKLLRVFPSLLLADPEKTLLPKLEFLHSKAFTRADLGRILSSCPLILSRSLDNQIIPCHNFLKSILRLDKTVVSACKRSPRILLENVKKNIVPKITALQEIGVPQSSVVFLIKHYPYVVQLKNDKFHEIVKEVMESGFDPLKMVFITAIQVFAGMSKSTWEQKMEVYRRWGLTNHEIMLLFRGFPLCMSLSENKIMSTVDFLVNKMGWKLSAIIRVPITLGYSLEKRIIPRCSVGKVLILKGLVKKDLSLGAFLKLTEKKFFDRFVIKYQNHIPQLLNLYKGEVGVLELGFASEEICGIKQL; encoded by the coding sequence ATGATTATCCACTTCCGCCTTAGAGGTGTATCGTTTCTACTGTCCAATCCACCCCAAAATTGGAGGATTACTGTGAAAAGCTTTGCAACCCAACTCTCCCTTCTTCAACATGCTTCACTCTCATTCAGATTCTTCTCTTCATCGTCAACATCCCCATCCTCCCCAAATCCCAACCAATACTCTTTTACAGTGTCTTACCTCACCAACTCATGTGGGTTGTCCCCACAATCTGCTCTCTCCGCTTCCCAAAAGCTTCGCTTGGTAACCCCAGAAAGGCCCGACTCTGTCCTCACGCTCCTCAGAAACTATGGGATCACCGACGCTCAACTTCCCAAACTCCTAAGAGTATTTCCATCCTTGCTTTTGGCTGATCCTGAGAAAACCCTTTTGCCCAAACTCGAGTTTTTGCATTCTAAAGCTTTTACAAGGGCCGACCTTGGGAGGATCCTCTCTTCCTGTCCACTGATCTTGTCACGTAGCTTGGACAATCAGATTATCCCTTgccataattttttaaagagcATTCTTCGTCTCGACAAAACGGTTGTTTCTGCATGCAAGCGCTCACCCCGGATTTTGCTTGAGAATGTGAAAAAGAATATCGTTCCAAAAATCACAGCCTTGCAAGAAATCGGAGTGCCTCAATCCTCTGTTGTGTTTTTGATAAAACATTATCCCTATGTAGTGCAGCTAAAGAACGATAAGTTTCACGAAATTGTGAAGGAGGTTATGGAAAGCGGATTCGACCCTCTGAAAATGGTATTCATTACCGCAATCCAAGTGTTTGCTGGAATGAGTAAATCAACTTGGGAACAGAAAATGGAGGTTTACAGGAGGTGGGGTTTGACCAATCATGAGATTATGTTGTTGTTTAGAGGTTTTCCCCTATGTATGAGTTTATCTGAGAATAAAATAATGAGCACAGTGGATTTCCTGGTTAATAAGATGGGTTGGAAGCTTAGCGCAATCATCAGAGTTCCAATCACTCTGGGTTACAGTTTGGAGAAGAGGATCATTCCGAGGTGTTCGGTTGGGAAAGTTCTGATATTGAAGGGGTTAGTAAAGAAGGATCTGAGTTTAGGTGCTTTTCTGAAGCTCACTGAGAAGaaattttttgataggtttGTGATCAAATATCAGAACCACATTCCTCAGTTGTTAAATCTATATAAGGGTGAAGTGGGGGTTCTAGAACTAGGCTTTGCATCAGAGGAGATATGTGGAATCAAACAGTTGTAG
- the LOC100263451 gene encoding transcription termination factor MTERF15, mitochondrial, protein MRIRFSVRRVSFLLPNPTPNWRIPVKSFITQLSLLQDAPLSFRFFSSSSTSPSSPNPKQSSFTVSYLINSCGLSADSALSASQKLHLVTPERPDSVLTLLRNYGITDTQLPKLLRVYPTLLLADPEKTLLPKLEFFHSKAFTRADLGSILSSCPMILSRSLDYQIIPCYDFLKSILHLDKRVVSAFKRSPRIFLEDVNKYIVPKITALQEIGVPESSVVFLITHYSNVVQVKHDKFHEIVKEVMEMGFDPLKMVFIKAIHVLAGMSKPTWEHKMEVYRRWGLSNHEIMLLFRAFPICMSLSEKKIMSTMDFLVNKMGWKLTAITKVPSTLSYSLEKRIIPRCSVARVLILKGLVKKDMGLGAFLRFTEKKFLDRFVIKYQNHIPQLLNLFKGEVGILELGFASEEICGVKQL, encoded by the coding sequence ATGAGAATCCGCTTCAGCGTTAGAAGGGTATCGTTTCTGCTGCCCAATCCAACCCCAAATTGGAGGATTCCTGTGAAAAGCTTTATAACCCAACTCTCCCTTCTTCAAGATGCTCCACTGTCATTCAGATTCTTCTCTTCATCGTCAACATCCCCATCCTCCCCAAATCCCAAACAAAGCTCTTTTACAGTGTCTTACCTCATCAATTCATGTGGGTTGTCCGCAGATTCTGCTCTCTCCGCTTCCCAAAAGCTTCACTTGGTAACCCCAGAAAGGCCCGACTCTGTCCTCACACTCCTCAGAAACTATGGAATCACCGACACCCAACTTCCCAAACTCCTACGAGTATATCCAACTTTGCTTTTGGCTGATCCTGAGAAAACCCTTTTGCCCAAACTCGAGTTTTTCCATTCTAAAGCTTTTACAAGGGCCGACCTTGGGAGCATCCTCTCTTCCTGTCCAATGATCTTGTCGCGGAGCTTGGACTACCAGATCATCCCttgttatgattttttaaagagCATTCTTCATCTCGATAAAAGGGTTGTTTCTGCATTCAAGCGCTCACCCAGGATTTTTCTTGAGGATGTGAACAAGTACATCGTTCCAAAAATCACAGCCTTGCAAGAAATTGGAGTGCCTGAATCCTCTGTCGTGTTTTTGATTACTCATTATTCCAATGTAGTGCAGGTAAAGCACGACAAGTTTCACGAAATTGTAAAGGAGGTTATGGAAATGGGATTCGATCCTCTGAAAATGGTTTTCATTAAGGCAATCCACGTGCTTGCTGGAATGAGTAAACCAACCTGGGAACATAAAATGGAGGTTTACAGGAGGTGGGGTTTGAGCAATCATGAGATAATGTTGTTGTTCAGAGCTTTTCCCATATGTATGAGTTTATCtgagaagaaaataatgagCACAATGGATTTCCTGGTTAATAAGATGGGTTGGAAGCTTACCGCAATCACCAAAGTTCCAAGCACTCTGAGTTACAGTTTGGAGAAGAGGATCATTCCGAGGTGTTCAGTTGCGAGAGTTCTGATACTGAAGGGGTTGGTAAAGAAGGACATGGGCTTAGGTGCTTTTCTGAGGTTCACTGAGAAGAAGTTTTTGGATAGGTTTGTGATCAAATATCAGAATCACATTCCTCAGTTGTTAAATCTATTTAAGGGTGAAGTGGGCATTCTAGAACTAGGCTTTGCATCTGAGGAGATATGTGGAGTCAAACAGTTGTAG
- the LOC100241175 gene encoding transcription termination factor MTERF9, chloroplastic-like, with amino-acid sequence MRIRFSFRGLSSLPYPPPKWRITGKIFTTQLSLLQDGSLTFRFFSSSPTSRSANPKQCYFTVSYLINSCGLSPDSALSASQKLHLVTPERPDSILSLLRNYGITDTQLPKLIRVFPTLLLTDPEKTLLPKLEFLNSKPFSRADLGRVLSSCPMILSRSLDNQIIPCYNFFKSILHLDNRVVSAIKRSPRIFLEDVNKNIVPNITALQEIGVPESSIVFLITYYPIVVQLKHDRFGETVKKVMEMGFDPLTVVFIKAIQVFGGMSKSTWEQKMEVYRRWGWSNDEIVLLFRAFPACMSLSEKKIMSTMDFLVNKMGWKLTEITRFPISLGFNLEKRIIPRCWVGKVLMLKGLVKKDLSLGAFLRYTESKFLDRFVIKYQNHIPQLLNLYKGEVGVVELGFASEEIGGIKQL; translated from the coding sequence ATGAGAATCCGCTTCAGCTTTAGAGGACTATCGTCTCTGCCCTATCCACCCCCAAAATGGAGGATTACTGGGAAAATCTTCACAACCCAACTCTCACTTCTTCAAGATGGTTCACTCACATTCAGATTCTTCTCATCATCGCCAACATCCCGATCCGCAAATCCCAAACAATGCTATTTTACAGTATCTTACCTCATCAACTCATGTGGGCTGTCCCCAGATTCTGCTCTCTCCGCTTCCCAAAAGCTTCACTTGGTAACCCCAGAAAGGCCCGACTCTATCCTCTCCCTCCTCAGAAACTATGGAATCACCGACACCCAACTTCCCAAACTCATAAGAGTATTCCCAACTTTGCTTTTGACTGATCCTGAGAAAACCCTTTTGCCCAAACTCGAGTTTCTCAATTCTAAACCCTTTTCAAGGGCTGACCTTGGGAGGGTCCTATCTTCATGTCCAATGATCTTGTCACGGAGCTTGGACAATCAGATTATCccttgttataattttttcaagAGCATTCTTCACCTTGATAATAGAGTTGTTTCTGCAATCAAGCGCTCACCCAGGATTTTTCTTGAGGATGTGAACAAGAACATCGTTCCAAATATCACAGCCTTGCAAGAAATTGGAGTGCCTGAATCCTCTATCGTGTTTTTGATAACTTATTATCCCATTGTAGTGCAGCTAAAGCACGACAGGTTTGGTGAAACTGTGAAGAAGGTTATGGAAATGGGATTCGACCCTCTGACAGTGGTATTCATTAAGGCAATCCAAGTGTTTGGTGGAATGAGTAAATCAACTTGGGAACAGAAAATGGAGGTCTACAGGAGGTGGGGTTGGAGCAATGATGAGATTGTGTTGTTGTTTAGAGCTTTTCCCGCATGTATGAGTTTATCtgagaagaaaataatgagCACAATGGATTTCCTGGTTAATAAGATGGGTTGGAAGCTTACCGAAATCACCAGATTTCCAATCTCTCTGGGTTTCAATTTGGAGAAGAGGATAATTCCGAGGTGTTGGGTTGGGAAAGTTCTGATGTTGAAGGGGTTGGTAAAGAAGGATCTGAGTTTAGGTGCCTTTTTGAGGTACACGGAGAGTAAGTTTTTGGACAGGTTTGTGATCAAATATCAGAATCACATTCCTCAGTTGTTAAATCTATATAAGGGTGAAGTGGGGGTTGTAGAACTAGGCTTTGCATCTGAGGAGATAGGTGGAATCAAACAGTTGTAG
- the LOC100246295 gene encoding uncharacterized protein LOC100246295 — protein MCINFICKRLGSIPKGWQADSKAQLHFLRNTTPFIVRCFSTSNKHSFTVSYLVNSCGLSPETAISASGKIHFENPKNPDSVLALLRNSGCTNTHITKIVTKFPSLLLVNPEKTLLPKLEFFRSIGFSGAHLASILSSKPSILSRSLENNLIPKYNFLKSVHISNEDAMKVLKRSCWSSSGNLEETIATNIAVLREIGVPISHISFLVVRYHTICQRSDKFSENVKKVVEMGFNPLKFTFLNALQAFCQTTESTRQQKKEIYRRWGWSEDEILLAFRTRPECMRLSEKHVMKVLDFLVNKMGWQPAAVSRDPVAICLNFEKRVVPRCSVVKVLLLKGLVKKDMRSSTFLKLTERDFLDKYVIKHQDNVPQLLDLYQGKLMKWWLNQASVGGY, from the exons ATGTGTATTAATTTTATCTGTAAGAGACTAGGGTCAATCCCAAAAGGGTGGCAGGCAGATTCCAAAGCACAACTGCATTTTCTTCGAAATACCACTCCATTTATCGTCAGATGTTTCTCGACATCCAACAAGCATTCTTTCACAGTATCTTACCTCGTAAACTCATGTGGGTTGTCCCCAGAAACTGCTATTTCTGCATCCGGGAAGATACACTTTGAGAACCCTAAAAACCCAGATTCTGTTCTGGCTCTTCTCAGAAACTCTGGATGTACCAACACCCATATCACCAAAATTGTAACCAAGTTTCCTTCATTGCTTTTGGTCAATCCTGAGAAGACCCTTTTGCCCAAACTCGAATTTTTTCGTTCTATAGGCTTTTCTGGTGCTCATCTGGCTAGCATTCTCTCTTCTAAGCCAAGTATCTTGAGTAGGAGCTTAGAAAACAATCTAATTCCCAAGTATAATTTCCTCAAGAGTGTACATATCAGCAATGAAGATGCCATGAAGGTTCTCAAGAGGTCATGCTGGAGTTCTAGTGGAAATCTGGAGGAGACCATAGCTACTAACATTGCAGTTCTGAGAGAAATTGGAGTTCCCATATCCCATATCTCATTTTTAGTGGTGCGTTATCACACAATCTGCCAAAGAAGTGATAAATTCAGTGAAAATGTCAAGAAGGTTGTGGAAATGGGATTTAATCCTTTGAAATTTACCTTCCTGAATGCACTCCAAGCATTCTGTCAAACGACTGAATCAACTCGGCAGCAAAAAAAGGAGATCTATAGGAGGTGGGGTTGGTCTGAAGATGAGATTCTGTTGGCATTCAGAACTCGTCCAGAATGCATGCGATTGTCTGAGAAGCATGTTATGAAAGTCTTGGATTTCCTTGTGAACAAAATGGGTTGGCAACCTGCAGCTGTTTCTAGGGATCCAGTAGCCATCTGCCTCAATTTTGAGAAGAGGGTTGTTCCAAGGTGTTCAGTTGTGAAAGTTCTGTTATTGAAAGGGTTGGTAAAGAAGGATATGAGATCATCTACTTTTCTGAAGCTCACTGAGAGGGATTTCTTGGATAAGTATGTAATCAAACATCAGGATAACGTTCCTCAGTTGTTAGATCTATATCAAGGGAAG TTAATGAAATGGTGGTTAAACCAAGCTTCTGTTGGGGGTTATTAA